A genomic stretch from Tenrec ecaudatus isolate mTenEca1 chromosome X, mTenEca1.hap1, whole genome shotgun sequence includes:
- the LOC142434789 gene encoding melanoma antigen preferentially expressed in tumors-like: MAAVAKVHSEVVKAMVHYWPFTQLPLGALLEDCVFQELILKAALDGLDILLAQNAQHRRCKLKVLDLQLPTGTNFWNVWAGAPSNDSEIPSEEPEDTSHRTQMGKGPHSRSGGKHQPLTSVEVLTDLWFEEATSDVLLTFLIERVKQKKALPTLCCRKVAFLGPLPQLHILGDILKMVQLDSIQEVEVHDKWDLHSLNWFAPYLAQMGHLQTLFLSGVILDCKECGKDCNVEQLLARFTSQLLNLHQLQHLFLDSVCLPRGCLIRLLTRLPSPLMTLSLTDCVLLDEDLTYLSLCPCTSRLRSLVLCGLSRPSSSYAFLPGLLEIVSTTLMHLNLAGCGIQDPELRALQNALGRCSQLVTLMLCGNPVSWDVLQELLQHTPPQCKFLELPVPLHCYVGPQGMLDMDALLPVMEELMVILMPNGVDCVEFCNHRGTNKTSQAIIIQMDS; this comes from the coding sequence ATGGCAGCCGTTGCCAAGGTACACAGTGAGGTGGTGAAGGCCATGGTGCACTACTGGCCCTTCACACAGCTCCCACTTGGGGCTCTGTTGGAGGATTGTGTGTTTCAAGAGCTCATCTTAAAGGCTGCACTCGATGGTCTTGACATCCTGCTTGCCCAGAATGCTCAGCacaggagatgcaaactgaaagtgTTGGATTTACAGCTGCCCACTGGCACCAACTTCTGGAATGTCTGGGCAGGAGCCCCATCTAATGACTCTGAGATTCCATCAGAGGAGCCTGAGGACACATCCCACAGAACTCAGATGGGAAAAGGGCCCCATTCCAGATCAGGAGGGAAGCACCAGCCCCTGACCTCCGTGGAGGTGCTCACAGACCTGTGGTTTGAGGAAGCTACCTCAGATgtactgctcaccttcctgattgaaAGGGTCAAGCAGAAGAAGGCCCTGCCAACGCTGTGCTGCAGGAAGGTGGCGTTTCTTGGACCTCTCCCACAACTTCACATTCTTGGGGACATCCTGAAGATGGTGCAGCTGGACTCAATCCAGGAGGTGGAAGTTCATGACAAATGGGACCTGCACAGCCTCAACTGGTTTGCTCCTTACTTGGCACAGATGGGTCACCTGCagaccctctttctctctggagtgATCTTGGATTGCAAGGAGTGTGGCAAAGACTGCAACGTGGAGCAACTCCTTGCCCGATTCACCTCTCAGCTCCTCAATCTGCAtcagctccagcacctcttcctggaCTCTGTCTGCCTGCCTAGGGGCTGCCTCATCAGGCTGCTCACACGCTTGCCATCTCCCTTGATGACACTCAGCCTGACTGATTGTGTGCTTTTGGACGAGGACTTGACTTACCTGTCTTTATGCCCCTGTACCAGCCGCCTAAGATCCCTGGTATTGTGTGGTCTATCCAGGCCTAGCTCAAGTTATGCATTCCTTCCGGGTCTGCTAGAGATTGTCTCCACCACCCTTATGCACCTGAACTTAGCTGGCTGTGGGATCCAGGACCCTGAGCTCAGGGCCTTGCAGAATGCACTGGGCCGCTGCTCCCAGCTGGTCACCTTGATGTTATGTGGAAACCCCGTGTCCTGGGATGTTCTGCAGGAGCTGCTGCAGCACACCCCCCCTCAGTGCAAGTTCTTGGAGCTCCCTGTCCCACTGCATTGCTACGTGGGCCCCCAAGGAATGCTGGACATGGATGCTCTCCTTCCTGTGATGGAGGAATTGATGGTGATCCTGATGCCCAACGGAGTCGATTGTGTAGAATTCTGTAACCACAGAGGTACTAACAAAACATCGCAAGCCATCATCATTCAAATGGACAGCTGA